In Alkalimarinus alittae, the DNA window CCCTCTCTTAGCAGGTTAATCCCTACCAATACATCAAACACACCTAAACGTAAGTCGCGTATAATTTCCACACGCTCAACGGTATCGATATCTGAATGTAAATAACGCACTCGAACACCATGCTCCATAAAGAAGTCGGTCAAGTCTTCAGACATACGCTTAGTTAACGTGGTGACTAAAACCCGCTCACCCACTTCAACACGCTTATGAATCTCTGACAATAGATCATCTACTTGAGTCGTAGCCGGACGTACCTCGATGACGGGATCTAACAACCCTGTCGGTCTTACTAACTGCTCGACCACTCGACCAGAATGCTCCGCTTCGTAATCACCAGGGGTAGCTGAAACAAAGATAGTTTGAGGGGAAATTCGCTCCCACTCATCAAAGCGCATCGGCCTGTTATCAAGCGCAGATGGCAGACGAAAGCCATATTCAACTAGCGTTTCTTTACGAGAGCGATCCCCTCGATACATGCCGCCAATTTGAGAGACAGTGACATGCGACTCATCGACCACGAGTAATGCGTTATCTGGAAGATAATCAAACAACGTCGGAGGTGCCTCTCCATTTCTACGTCCTGACAAATATCTGGAATAGTTTTCTATACCATTGCAATAACCAAGCTCGTTCATCATTTCAATGTCATAACGTGTTCTTTCTTCTAATCTTTGAGCCTCAACTAATTTACCGTTCTCTTTTAACTGTGGCAACCGCTCAGCCAATTCCACTTTAATTTCTTCAATGGCATCAAGGACTTTCTGCCTTGGGGTGACATAGTGAGATTTGGGATAAATAGTAATTCGCGGCACCCGCCTCAACACCTCACCTGTTAGCGGATCGAAGTAAGCAAGGTTTTCGACTTCATCGTCAAAGAGCTCTATGCGAACAGCCTCTTTCTCAGATTCCGCAGGGTATATGTCAATCACATCCCCTCTTACTCGATATGTCGCACGATGAAGCTCAACATCGTTACGGGTGTATTGTAGGTCTGCCAAACGCTTAACTATTTCACGCTGATCAATTCTATCGCCTCGATCAAGGTGCAACATCATTTTAAGATACGACTTCGGATCACCCAAGCCGTAAATAGCTGAAACCGTCGCAACAATGATCGCATCCTCTCTTTCGAGTAACGCCTTAGTTGCAGACAATCGCATTTGTTCTATGTGCTCATTGACCGCCGCATCTTTTTGAATAAACGTATCTGATGAAGGAACATAAGCTTCTGGTTGATAATAGTCATAATAAGAAACAAAGTACTCTACAGAATTATCAGGAAAAAACTCCCTAAACTCGCCATATAACTGAGCAGCCAACGTTTTATTATGCGCCATTATAATGGTAGGTCGTTTTACAGACGCAATAACATTAGCGATCGTAAACGTCTTTCCAGAGCCCGTCACACCAAGGAGTGTTTGATGAGATAGGCCTGCTTCAATCCCCTCTACAAGACCCTTAATCGCATCCGGTTGATCACCTGATGGCTTGAAATCTGAATAAACTTTAAATTCTTTTGACATCTAACATCCCAATAAAAAAAGCCACTTTTAGAAAGCGGCTCTCGAAAAACCATTATCACACGCGCATATTAAATGCTATTATTAGCTCGTTTTGGGCGATTAAAAACCTAAACCACTTTTTGATGTTTTTCCCTTCCGGTACATTTTAAATATGGCCATACGGATGGGTTATCAAGGCAAATCGTTAAAATAGACGATTTATTACTAACATCTGAACACTCCTTATTGAGGATAGCAAGCTTGGACGTTCAACTTTCTCATCGTGTACAACAAATCAAACCTTCCCCTACTCTTGCAGTAACCAACAAGGCAGCCGAGTTACGCGCAGCTGGACAAGACATTATTGGTCTTGGTGCAGGCGAGCCTGACTTCGATACGCCCGATCATATTAAAGCAGCCGCTATTACAGCAATTAATGAAGGTAAAACCAAATACACTGCGGTTGACGGTACACCTAGCCTCAAGAAAGCGATTATTGATAAGTTTCAACGAGACAATGGCTTAACATACGAACCTAGCCAGATTCTTGTATCGTCAGGTGGCAAGCAAAGCTTCTTCAATCTCGCTTTAGCGCTGCTTAACAAGGGTGATGAGGTGGTTATTCCTGCGCCATACTGGGTTTCTTACCCAGACATGGTTCTCGTAGCAGAAGGCGTACCGGTTATTATTGAAACGACTCAAGAACAGCGTTTCAAAATCACCGCTGAACAGCTTGAAAATGCCATCACTGAAAAAACTAAATTAGTGGTACTCAACAGTCCTTCTAACCCAACAGGAGTTGCTTATACTAAGCAAGAACTGGCGGATTTAGGGACTGTACTGAAGAAACACCCTCAGGTATTTGTTGCAACTGATGATATGTATGAACATATCCTTTGGGGCAACGAACCTTTTTGCAATATCTTAAATGCATGTCCAGAGCTTTATGACAGAACATTTGTTTTAAATGGTGTATCAAAAGCTTACTCCATGACAGGCTGGAGAATTGGTTATGCAGCGGGTCCCCAGAAAATTATAGGGGCCATGAAGAAGATACAATCTCAAAGCACTTCAAACCCAGCTTCTATTTCGCAAGCAGCTTCTGAGGCAGCCCTAAACGGCCCTCAAGATTGCGTTACCACTATGGTCACTGAATTCAAAAAACGACATGACTATCTGGTTGCCGAGCTAAATAAAATCCCTGGCGTTGACTGTATTGAAGGAAACGGAACATTCTATGTTTTCCCAAGCTTTCAAGGCGCTATAGAGGCAACAGAAGGCGTATCAACTGACGTTGAGTTAGCCGAACTACTTCTCTCTACCGTAGGCGTTGCACTCGTACCAGGCTCAGCATTTGGAGCCCCTGGACATATGCGCTTAAGCTTCGCGACCGGCATGGATGTTTTAGAAGCAGCAGTAGCCAGAATCAAAAAAGCGCTCAGCTAACCCTTAAAGAAACAAAAAGGCCGTGTAAGCGCTCAAGTCCTTATTAACTTTTAATTCTTTTAGTAATAAGGGCTTGACGAAACCACACAAGGTTATTAGTATACGCGCCTCAACTGATTGTTCCTCGATAGCTCAGTTGGTAGAGCAACGGACTGTTAATCCGTGGGTCGCTGGTTCGAGCCCAGCTCGAGGAGCCAAGTATTCTAAAAAGCCTGAACATATTTATATGATCAGGCTTTTTTTTGCCAAAAATTTCTCTAGCCACAAAAAAACACAGAGAGAAGAGTTATTCACCCTGCTCTCTGCTTATAGTCATTCAATTAGATAAAACTAGCCCAGGCCAGAATTTAACCACTTTAACTAAGTGTCGCTATAATATCCTCAAGCGACTTCAGCGGATCGTTAGCTTGCGTAATAGGTCGGCCAATTACAAGATAGTCTGAACCAATCGAAATAGCCTCTTGCGGCGTCATCACTCTTTTCTGATCACCCTTCTCTGCACTCAGTGGTCTAATGCCCGGAGTCACCAAATTAAACGATGCAGGGCAAATGTCACGAATGACCGCAACTTCCTGTGCAGAACAAACAACACCATCTAAGCCTGCATCACGGGTAAGTGCTGCAAGTCGCTTAACATGCTCCATAGGCTCCACATCCAAGCCAATATCAACAAGGTCTTGCCGCTCCATACTGGTTAATACTGTTACGGCAATTAACTTAGGTGGCGTACGAAACTTTTCCAACCCTTCTCGACATGACGCCATCATTCTACGACCCCCTGAGGCATGCACATTAACCATCCACACACCTAGATCGGCAGCAGCCTGAACAGCCTTAGTAGTAGTATTAGGTATATCATGAAATTTAAGGTCTAAAAATACTTCAAAGCCACGCTGATGTAACGCCTCTACTATCGACGGCCCACAAAGCGTAAAAAGCTCCTTACCCACCTTAACCCGACACTGCGTCGGATCAAGCTGATCGGCCATCACTAACGCTTCCGCCTTAGAATGATAATCCAGCGCTACAATCACTGGCGATAAACGTTCAATACTCATTCAACTAAAACCTGTAAAAATTAAAATAATATTAACAACCATATAGCTAAGCTACACCTAATCAGCTTAGCTACACCGCACTAAATCACCCACTCCTAACACTCTTTACTCGCCTTCAACACCCTGGATAGGCATCACTGTACCCCACGCTTTACAGCTGGGACACTGCCAATGCAATACCTCCCCTGCAAAACCACAACCTTCGCACTGGTATACCGGCTTACCCTCTAACAAAGACTGAGTAACCTGCTTAACAATCGTTAAATGACGAATATCTGAATCAGATTCAGCGCTAGCTCGCTGGTAATCAATTAAACGATCCAACCCTCTTAGACTGGACTTCTTTAACAAACTTTCAGCTAAAAAATCAACAGCCTTAGCAGCTCCTTGATCTCGATTAAAGCTATCCGCAACCCCCAACATAACACTAGATGAGCTTTGCTTAGCTAAAATACCCTCAAGGTAGCGGCGAAATTTACGTTCAGTGTTAAGCTTCTGTGAGCATTCAAAAAGCAGTGGAATAACCTCAGAAACAAACCGGTAGTTCTGCCCTTCAACCTTCCGAAGTATAACCACAGCCTCAGAGTAATGCCCTTCGATCATATGTATCTTTGCAAGCAATAAGGTTGCACGCACACAACTACGATCAAAACCCAATGCTTCACGCAACTTGTTTCTGGCATCCCAATAATGATGCTGATCTATTAAAGTTTGAGCTATTTCACATGAGAAATGTGCAAGCATAGCCGAGATGTCGACACCTTTATACGCATTAAAGGCAACACCATACTCAATAGCTTTATTCCATTCTCTCTCTTGCTGGTAAATATCCACCAGCCACCTTAAACTCTTTTGACCAAATAACTTAGACTCTTTCAACTTCAGAAATAGTGACTCAGCACGATCTAATAAGCCAGCAGCCATATAATCTCTAGCTAACTCAAACATAACCTCATCAGAGAAATTTTTTGGAACTTCAGGACGAGACATTAAGTTTTGATGTACCAGAATAGCCTTCTCAACCTCACCACTTTTACGAAAATGTGAGCCGATAGATAAATGCATGCCGACAGTATCGGCATTCACCTCGAGAGACTGAACAAAAGAATCAATTACTTCTTCAGAATATGTT includes these proteins:
- the uvrB gene encoding excinuclease ABC subunit UvrB, with the protein product MSKEFKVYSDFKPSGDQPDAIKGLVEGIEAGLSHQTLLGVTGSGKTFTIANVIASVKRPTIIMAHNKTLAAQLYGEFREFFPDNSVEYFVSYYDYYQPEAYVPSSDTFIQKDAAVNEHIEQMRLSATKALLEREDAIIVATVSAIYGLGDPKSYLKMMLHLDRGDRIDQREIVKRLADLQYTRNDVELHRATYRVRGDVIDIYPAESEKEAVRIELFDDEVENLAYFDPLTGEVLRRVPRITIYPKSHYVTPRQKVLDAIEEIKVELAERLPQLKENGKLVEAQRLEERTRYDIEMMNELGYCNGIENYSRYLSGRRNGEAPPTLFDYLPDNALLVVDESHVTVSQIGGMYRGDRSRKETLVEYGFRLPSALDNRPMRFDEWERISPQTIFVSATPGDYEAEHSGRVVEQLVRPTGLLDPVIEVRPATTQVDDLLSEIHKRVEVGERVLVTTLTKRMSEDLTDFFMEHGVRVRYLHSDIDTVERVEIIRDLRLGVFDVLVGINLLREGLDMPEVSLVAILDADKEGFLRSERALVQTIGRAARNLNGAAILYGDKITKSMKRAIDETERRRKAQHEYNIKHGITPQGLNKKVADVMEGAVIPGRKTGPVRKVAEKGGRYSVDIQSRTPEQLSKEIARLEDEMYAAASDLDFEKAAQLRDDVSALKEAVLGHR
- a CDS encoding pyridoxal phosphate-dependent aminotransferase, with the protein product MDVQLSHRVQQIKPSPTLAVTNKAAELRAAGQDIIGLGAGEPDFDTPDHIKAAAITAINEGKTKYTAVDGTPSLKKAIIDKFQRDNGLTYEPSQILVSSGGKQSFFNLALALLNKGDEVVIPAPYWVSYPDMVLVAEGVPVIIETTQEQRFKITAEQLENAITEKTKLVVLNSPSNPTGVAYTKQELADLGTVLKKHPQVFVATDDMYEHILWGNEPFCNILNACPELYDRTFVLNGVSKAYSMTGWRIGYAAGPQKIIGAMKKIQSQSTSNPASISQAASEAALNGPQDCVTTMVTEFKKRHDYLVAELNKIPGVDCIEGNGTFYVFPSFQGAIEATEGVSTDVELAELLLSTVGVALVPGSAFGAPGHMRLSFATGMDVLEAAVARIKKALS
- the pyrF gene encoding orotidine-5'-phosphate decarboxylase produces the protein MSIERLSPVIVALDYHSKAEALVMADQLDPTQCRVKVGKELFTLCGPSIVEALHQRGFEVFLDLKFHDIPNTTTKAVQAAADLGVWMVNVHASGGRRMMASCREGLEKFRTPPKLIAVTVLTSMERQDLVDIGLDVEPMEHVKRLAALTRDAGLDGVVCSAQEVAVIRDICPASFNLVTPGIRPLSAEKGDQKRVMTPQEAISIGSDYLVIGRPITQANDPLKSLEDIIATLS
- the lapB gene encoding lipopolysaccharide assembly protein LapB, coding for MDTFTQWLMLVVAIGVGWVLGYSASKKTSTGGDSELPSNLKDRLKVLFETYSEEVIDSFVQSLEVNADTVGMHLSIGSHFRKSGEVEKAILVHQNLMSRPEVPKNFSDEVMFELARDYMAAGLLDRAESLFLKLKESKLFGQKSLRWLVDIYQQEREWNKAIEYGVAFNAYKGVDISAMLAHFSCEIAQTLIDQHHYWDARNKLREALGFDRSCVRATLLLAKIHMIEGHYSEAVVILRKVEGQNYRFVSEVIPLLFECSQKLNTERKFRRYLEGILAKQSSSSVMLGVADSFNRDQGAAKAVDFLAESLLKKSSLRGLDRLIDYQRASAESDSDIRHLTIVKQVTQSLLEGKPVYQCEGCGFAGEVLHWQCPSCKAWGTVMPIQGVEGE